A window of Gimesia sp. genomic DNA:
AAGTCCGCGCTATCCAGATGCTGGGTGCTGAAATCATTGAGGCGGGTGAAGACTTCAATGAAGCCAAACACTATCTGGAAACCGAGCTGGTCGATGGGAAGCGACGATACGTGCACTCGGCCAATGAACCCAAGCTGATTGCAGGCGTGGGGACCCAGGGCATCGAAATTTTTGAAACCCTGCCCGATCCGGATGTGGTCATCGTGCCGGTGGGAATGGGCAGCGGTGTCTGTGGTACGGGCATCGTTGCGAAACACCTGCGCCCCCAAACAGAAGTCATCGCGGTGCAGGCAGAGAACGCACCGGCAAATCAGCTCTCCTGGAAAGCAGGCAGCCCGCAGACAACCGAGACCGCACAAACCTGGGCGGAAGGAGTCGCGACCCGTGCCGGAGCCGATCTGACACAGCAGATCATGCAGTCGGTGGTCGATGATTTTCTATTGGTCGGCGAAGATGAGATGCGGCTGGCCGCTTATCACATTCTCAAAGAGACCCACAATCTTGCCGAAGGAGCCGGTGCAGCGGCACTGGCAGCTGTCCTGAAATATCCAGATCGGTTTGCGGGTAAAAAAGTGGTGGCGGTCCTCAGTGGTGGCAATCTGAATCTTGCTGAACTCCCGGAGATTTTGCGGCTCGGCTCCGAACAATCCGCATGAATTGAATTCTTTAACGCGCAACAAAACTAAAGCTCATTTATTTAATCCAGGCCCGCGAATTCGCTTCAGCGTTGGATTGGAATTCCCTCGCGGTAATTGTTACCGTAAATGTCAAACCCGGTGTGTCGCTGGACTACCCGGATTTGATCCTGCAAAACAGATCCTGCAAAACAGATCCTGCGAGGGAAAAAATGAGATTTCGAGATCGCGTCGTGATTGTCACCGGTGGCAGCAAGGGGATCGGCGAAGGCTGTTCCCGTGTCTTTTGTGCAGAGGGTGGCCACGTGGCGATACTGGCCCGGGGCATTCAGGCAGGTCAGGCACTGGCACGCGAACTGAACGCAGCCGGCCCCGGAAAAGCGATGTTCGTGCAATGTGATGTCGGTGAGCACGAACAGCTCCGCTCCGCAATCGAACTGGTCGTCGAGCAATATGGACGACTTGACTGCATCATCAATAATGCCGGCGTGCATCCGCCCGCGATGTCTCTGGAAGAAACCAGCATCGAAGAGATGGAACAGCTGATGCGTGTCAACTTTCTCAGTACCTTCGCGGGGGCCAAATACGCGTTACCTCACTTGCGGAAAACCAAAGGGACGATCATCAATATGTCGTCGATTACCGCAGTCCTGGGGCAGCATCACTCAACGGCTTACTGCTCCACCAAAGGCGCGCAGGTCAGCTTTACCAAATCACTGGCGATTGAACTGGGTGAAGCAGGCATCCGCGTGAATGCAATTCTCCCCAGTAATATTGACACCCCGCTGATGCATGACTGGGCAGCAACTCTGCCCGATCCTCAGACCGCATTGAAACGCGTCGAAGAACTGCAGGTCTTCAAGCGGATGGGAACCATCGAAGAGATGGGCAAACTGGCTTTGTTCCTGGCCACCGAGGATTCCAGTTTTATTACCGGACAAGCCATTGAAGCCGAAGGGGGCGCCAGCCTCGATTACTAATCGCAGTTATCTGTGAAAACCGCTTTCCGGGCCTCATGGGGCTCAGATTCCGAATACCGAATTTTAACTCAATTCAAGATAGATCACAGGAGTAAAGTATGACTGGTCTGAAACGCGTTTTTCGTGTTCTCGTTGTTTTCATGTTTCTGGGAACCGCATATCACACATACGCCAACCTGGTCGAAGAATACAAGAATGGTTTGATCTGGGAAGAACCCAAGGTTGTGGAAACTGCCCCGCATCAGCCTCCATCCGATGCGATCGTTCTCTTCGATGGAAAAAATATGGATCAATGGAAGGGGGGCGACAAGTGGAAGATCAAAGACGGGTATGTCGTCGCTGACAAACAGAGCATTGAAACCAAACAGTCATTCGGCGACTGTCAACTGCACATTGAATTCGCGACTCCAGCCAAAGTCGAAGGTAATGGCCAGGGGCGTGGCAACAGTGGTGTGTTTCTGATGGGGAGTTATGAAGTCCAGATTCTCGATTCGTATGACAACAAAACCTACTTCGACGGTCAGGCCGCTGCCATCTACAAGCAGTATCCGCCACTGGTGAATGCCTGTCGCAAGCCGGGTGAATGGCAGTCCTATGACATCATTTTCAACGCACCCCGCTTTAATGAGTACGGCCAGCTGGTCAAGCCCGCGTACCTGACCGTCATTCAGAACGGCGTTGTCGTACAAAACCACACGGAACTGCAGGGAGCAACTTACTACCACCAGCCGCCCTTCTATACGGCCCATGAAGACAAGCTGCCCATTGAGTTGCAGTTTCACAAGAATCCGGTCAAATTCCGGAATATCTGGATTCGCGAACTGGCAGAAATTCATCCCGTCGGCTGTGTCTGTCCTGAGTAAAACTGTATGCTGAGCTTGTCTGCAGTTTTCCGTTTCACTGCATAAGATGAACTGACCGAGAGAGAAGGAACCAAAGCATGGCTGTTTTTCTGGGTGTGGATGTGGGAACCAGTGGTACCAAGACACTGGCGATGCAGGAAGATGGAACCATTCTGGCGTCTGCGACGGAAGAGTACCCGCTCTTTAGTCCGCACCCCGGCTGGTCGGAACAAAACCCGGAAGACTGGTGGCAGGCAACAATCAAGAGCATACGGAAGGTCCTCAAGACGGGCAAAATCAAAGCCGCAGACGTCAAAGGGATCGGGTTGAGCGGGCAGATGCACGGCAGTGTGTTTCTGAATAAGAAGCACGAAGTCATCCGCCCTGCTTTACTGTGGAATGATCAGCGTACCGCAGCTGAGTGTGCGGAGATCGAACAGCGGGCCGGCGGTCGTAAAAAGCTGATCAAGCTGGTCGCCAATCCGGCCCTGACCGGGTTCACCGCGCCCAAGATTCTCTGGTTGCGTAATCATGAACCGAAACATTTCGACAAGACCGTGCAGGTTCTGCTGCCCAAAGACTATATCCGTTTCCGTCTGACCGGCGAATTCGCGACCGAAGTCAGCGACGCATCCGGTACTCTGCTGCTGGATGTCAAACAGCGGAACTGGAGTCGTCCTTTGTTGAGTAAGCTCGAACTGGATGACAGTCTGCTGCCCGACGTTTATGAATCCGAAGATGTCAGCGGGCATCTGACCGCTGACGCAGCCGGTCTGCTGGGACTCTCCAAGGGAGTCGCAGTCGTCGGCGGTGGAGGAGACCAGGCTGCGGGAGCCGTGGGGAACGGCATCGTCAAAAAAGGTGTGATCTCGGCGACGATGGGAACCAGCGGCGTGGTCTTTGCACACAGCGATGAAGTGCAGATCGATCCTGAAGGACGCGTGCATACGTTCTGCCATGCGGTTCGCGATAAGTGGCACGTCATGGGCGTAGTTCTCTCAGCCGGGGGAAGTCTGCAGTGGTATCGCAATCAGTTGTGCGAACAGCAGGTGGCGGAGGCAAAACGGAAGAAGGTCGATCCATACGAACTGATTTCCGCCCAGGCAGAGCAGGCACCTCCCGGAAGTGAAGGCCTGTTCTTTCTGCCTTACCTGACCGGCGAGCGGACACCCCATGCCGATCCCGATGCGCGGGCTGCCTGGATTGGGCTGAGCTTAAGACATGGTCGCTCCCATCTGGGGCGGGCAGTCATGGAAGGCGCCACCTACGCGATGCGGGACTCACTGGAAATTATCAAGGAACTGAATATTCCGGTCAGGGAAATTCGACTCTCGGGGGGTGGTGCCCGCAGCCCCTTCTGGAGACAGCTGCAGGCGGATATCTACGGTCAGAAGGTGGTGACCATCAACGCGGAAGAAGGACCAGCTTACGGGGTGGCGCTGCTGGCAGCCGCGGGAACCGGGGCCTATAAAGATGTGGTCGAAGCCTGTTCATCCACCATTCGGGTGGTGCAGAGTACGAGCGTAAACTCAAAGGCGAAAGGCATCTACAACAAAGCCTATCCCGTTTTTCAGGGGCTCTACTCCTCGCTTAAGGAGGATTTTCCCCGCATTAATCAGCTCTTAAAG
This region includes:
- a CDS encoding threonine/serine dehydratase, whose product is MQAPTFQDIQEALPRVREVLTPTPLFEWPGLSQLTGTRLFLKHENHQPVGAFKVRGGINLVSTLSDAEREAGIMGCSTGNHGQSLAFAARRFGIKCAIVVPRHNNPDKVRAIQMLGAEIIEAGEDFNEAKHYLETELVDGKRRYVHSANEPKLIAGVGTQGIEIFETLPDPDVVIVPVGMGSGVCGTGIVAKHLRPQTEVIAVQAENAPANQLSWKAGSPQTTETAQTWAEGVATRAGADLTQQIMQSVVDDFLLVGEDEMRLAAYHILKETHNLAEGAGAAALAAVLKYPDRFAGKKVVAVLSGGNLNLAELPEILRLGSEQSA
- a CDS encoding SDR family oxidoreductase — encoded protein: MRFRDRVVIVTGGSKGIGEGCSRVFCAEGGHVAILARGIQAGQALARELNAAGPGKAMFVQCDVGEHEQLRSAIELVVEQYGRLDCIINNAGVHPPAMSLEETSIEEMEQLMRVNFLSTFAGAKYALPHLRKTKGTIINMSSITAVLGQHHSTAYCSTKGAQVSFTKSLAIELGEAGIRVNAILPSNIDTPLMHDWAATLPDPQTALKRVEELQVFKRMGTIEEMGKLALFLATEDSSFITGQAIEAEGGASLDY
- a CDS encoding DUF1080 domain-containing protein, translating into MTGLKRVFRVLVVFMFLGTAYHTYANLVEEYKNGLIWEEPKVVETAPHQPPSDAIVLFDGKNMDQWKGGDKWKIKDGYVVADKQSIETKQSFGDCQLHIEFATPAKVEGNGQGRGNSGVFLMGSYEVQILDSYDNKTYFDGQAAAIYKQYPPLVNACRKPGEWQSYDIIFNAPRFNEYGQLVKPAYLTVIQNGVVVQNHTELQGATYYHQPPFYTAHEDKLPIELQFHKNPVKFRNIWIRELAEIHPVGCVCPE
- the xylB gene encoding xylulokinase; this encodes MAVFLGVDVGTSGTKTLAMQEDGTILASATEEYPLFSPHPGWSEQNPEDWWQATIKSIRKVLKTGKIKAADVKGIGLSGQMHGSVFLNKKHEVIRPALLWNDQRTAAECAEIEQRAGGRKKLIKLVANPALTGFTAPKILWLRNHEPKHFDKTVQVLLPKDYIRFRLTGEFATEVSDASGTLLLDVKQRNWSRPLLSKLELDDSLLPDVYESEDVSGHLTADAAGLLGLSKGVAVVGGGGDQAAGAVGNGIVKKGVISATMGTSGVVFAHSDEVQIDPEGRVHTFCHAVRDKWHVMGVVLSAGGSLQWYRNQLCEQQVAEAKRKKVDPYELISAQAEQAPPGSEGLFFLPYLTGERTPHADPDARAAWIGLSLRHGRSHLGRAVMEGATYAMRDSLEIIKELNIPVREIRLSGGGARSPFWRQLQADIYGQKVVTINAEEGPAYGVALLAAAGTGAYKDVVEACSSTIRVVQSTSVNSKAKGIYNKAYPVFQGLYSSLKEDFPRINQLLK